atggaccctccctccttgtatgggtaccactataaagaaataaaattgcctgcgccactaatgggcggaagcttaacaaacaaacaaacaaacaaacaaacagcacctgtagcagcggttggtgtctgacctcacatcacttagttgataattctttctctttcatttgatttacctttgagtgataaaacaaagaggaaaacaaatagaaagaagggaaaagaaaaaagaaagaaaagaaaaaaaaaaaaaaaaaaaacacacacacaaattgtaataatgacGTAAAGAGTAGGGACAACACTTTTACTTGGAACAACCATAGTCCTAGTAGTGTTAGTCtataactttttccttctcttcatttgtgtggACCTATAAAAGGTCCGGGATATGTTGACTCTTTTCTTATGGTGTTttgcagttgctgttgttgacaccAAATTCGAGACACCAGATTTAACCGCCAAATCCGTAGAGGGTACGTCCCTGACGCTTGAGGGCGTAGACGACGTCCATGGCAGTGACGGTCTTGCGCTTGGCGTGCTCGGTGTAGGTGACGGCATCCCTGATGACGTTCTCGAGGAACACCTTTAGCACCCCACGAGTCTCCTCGTAGATGAGACCGGAGATGCGCTTGACGCCGCCTCGGCGAGCCAACCGACGGATAGCGGGCTTGGTGATGCCCTGGATGTTGTCACGCAAAACCTTACGGTGACGCttggctcctccctttccaagtcccttgcctccttgccgcggccagtcatggtgacagatgatgaggcgctgctgcgagtagtagtagtagtagtgatacgaCGTCTCGCTCACGAGTGTGACTCGCATTTtcggtaaggaaagccagtCACTTGAGATGGTTAAAGGGGGACTCCatggaggcgctggtgtataGTCCGGGTGGGGGCTGTCTTGCCCTTTATCTCTGATGGTGTCTGCAACTCCACATGATGTCACAGCTGCTGCTGAGTGGCCCATGTGTGACGGAAGAGGTGAGGTCTTGTCCGAGAGTGGAGAAGACCTTTCCTGGAGCGATGTAGGGACGTGCAGAAGCAGATTTTGCCGATGAGGGTGGCAGAAAGCTGGGGGATTCGGTGCTTGATTGCCACCAGCTGGGCTTCCATCCGCAGATTGAGAACTTTGGTCCAGCGTGGGGCAGACAGAATGAAAGAGCCTGATTCTGTGCCTTATCGAGTGTTTCAATGAGGGCTGGGGAAGCTGCTGTGAGACAGGGGGCAGAGTAGTCCACCAACGACCTTATGGCGTGTGTAAAAACGAGCGCTTCAGGAAGCTGGCTCCACAGGCATTACTGGCGATGGCCTTCAGGATGTTGGTTCTGGAGAGCATCCTGTCTTTGAGTGTTTACCTGTTTTCGGAGGGTGAGGTGCCTGTCTATAAGCCGAGGTATTGGTGGCTCTCGAAAATGCGCGATTCCAGTGGTAAGAGGGGCATCAGGGATTGCTCCTGAATGCCATGGCCTTTGATTTGTTTAAGTTGAGCTTGAGACCAAGCTCACGACAATTGCCATCGAGAAGAGTAAGGCAGCGCTGGCTCTGTGAACGATGATTGGGACCGGTGCAGATGAGGGTGATGTCGTCAGCATAGGTAATTATCTTGCAGTCTCTGGGTAGGGGAAGGTGTAAAAGATACAAGAGTGTTGAAAAGGTAAGGGCTTATCACGCTTTGTGGAGTCCCGTGTTCATGAAGGTGCAGGGTGGACGTTTTGCCTTGAAAACGGACTGAGGCTTTTCTGTCGGAGAGATAGTCTTGGATCCAGCGCAGTAGGTGGTTAACATTTGCCGCTAGGAGAGCAAGGATAACGGACTCGTCTGCCAGTTCAAATGCCTTCTCAAGGTCGAGAAAGACATGTGCTTTTTGTCCAGTCGCGGCCAGGAGAGTCGCAAGACATTCTGCGGTGCCCGTGCCTTTGGTGTAGGCATGAACTGCAGGATGGAGTGGCCCTGTGGTCCACTGTAGGCGGTGCAGGACCATCCTTTCCATGGTCTTGGACACACAGGACAGAAGGGAGATGGGGCGGTAGGCGCCAGCTTCTTTTGGTTTCGGGATGGGGATGATGGTAGCTTCTTTCCAGGTAGAGGGAAGCTTCCCTTCCTGGAGTGAGGCATTGAAGAGTGTCAGCAAAGCCCGGTGACCATCGGAACCTGCGTGGCGGACCATGGAATGAGTAATTCCGTCCGCACCCGGGGATGTGTCTCCTCCTGTCTTGAGAGCATTCTGGAGCTCTTGTCGTGTGAATGGTGTGTCTGTGGGTGCGTCTTCTGTGCAGGCTGCGTTGATGGTGAGTAGTCGCCTGGGGTGGAGGTTCTGTagcttttctcttgtttcagcAGGAAGATTGGTGGACTT
The window above is part of the Portunus trituberculatus isolate SZX2019 chromosome 38, ASM1759143v1, whole genome shotgun sequence genome. Proteins encoded here:
- the LOC123514563 gene encoding histone H4-like, encoding MRVTLVSETSYHYYYYYSQQRLIICHHDWPRQGGKGLGKGGAKRHRKVLRDNIQGITKPAIRRLARRGGVKRISGLIYEETRGVLKVFLENVIRDAVTYTEHAKRKTVTAMDVVYALKRQGRTLYGFGG